The Methylobacterium sp. PvR107 genome contains a region encoding:
- the hpnK gene encoding hopanoid biosynthesis-associated protein HpnK produces MKRLVVTADDFGLSPEVNEAVERAHRDGILTAASLMVSAPAAADAVARAKRMPSLRVGLHLVLVEAWPTLPAADLPDLTDTAGLMRADMGRLGLDFARKPAARRQLAAEIRAQFEAYRATGLPLDHVNAHKHFHVHPLIAGAVLRIGRDFGMRALRVPREPREILRRAEPGARPRPALDIAPWAALLAVRARQAGLLIPDRTLGLAWSGAMTPARVAALLTELPNGLTELYTHPATAGGFPGEAPGYRYVDERNALIAPASRSAADASGAIRGGFSDFLG; encoded by the coding sequence GTGAAGCGTCTGGTCGTCACCGCCGACGATTTTGGGCTGAGCCCCGAGGTCAACGAGGCCGTCGAGCGGGCGCACCGCGACGGGATCCTCACCGCGGCGAGCCTGATGGTCTCGGCCCCGGCCGCCGCCGACGCGGTGGCCCGGGCCAAGCGGATGCCGTCCCTGCGGGTCGGGCTGCACCTCGTCCTCGTGGAGGCGTGGCCCACCCTTCCGGCGGCGGACCTGCCCGACCTGACCGACACGGCCGGCCTGATGCGCGCCGATATGGGTCGCCTGGGCCTCGACTTCGCCCGCAAGCCCGCGGCCCGCCGCCAGCTCGCCGCCGAAATCCGCGCGCAGTTCGAGGCCTATCGGGCGACCGGTCTGCCGCTGGACCACGTCAACGCCCACAAGCACTTCCATGTTCACCCGCTGATCGCGGGCGCGGTGCTGCGCATCGGCCGGGATTTCGGGATGCGCGCCCTGCGGGTGCCCCGGGAGCCGCGGGAGATCCTGCGCCGCGCCGAGCCCGGCGCCCGGCCGCGGCCGGCCCTCGACATCGCCCCCTGGGCGGCGCTGCTCGCGGTCCGCGCCCGGCAGGCCGGGCTGCTGATCCCCGACCGCACCCTCGGCCTCGCGTGGTCCGGCGCCATGACGCCCGCTCGCGTCGCCGCTCTGCTGACCGAACTCCCGAACGGCCTGACCGAGCTCTACACCCACCCGGCCACCGCCGGCGGCTTCCCGGGCGAGGCACCGGGCTACCGCTACGTCGACGAGCGGAACGCGTTGATCGCCCCCGCCTCGCGGTCGGCCGCCGACGCGTCGGGCGCGATCCGCGGCGGGTTCTCCGACTTCCTCGGTTGA
- a CDS encoding helix-turn-helix domain-containing GNAT family N-acetyltransferase, whose protein sequence is MTSIDIARVRRFARAVTAEVGALDGSFLGRGRPLGVARVLNAIGAGRTEIGEIRAYLGLDSGLMSRLLRSLEVEGLVVTAPHPTDARRRIASLTAAGQREFEAYEALSNARAALLLERTPHTDELLRAMDRVALALGQHAIAVAEADPRGAAAGACLGAYYAELGRRFASGFDVALSCDPEAADMVRPRGIFLLAVADGPPVGCVGLKGNGGPVAEVKRLWIDPAARGLGLAKRLMHDVENAARDLGIRTLRLDTSSALPEALSLYRRSGWVEIDRFNDDPYPDHFFEKVL, encoded by the coding sequence ATGACGTCGATCGACATCGCCCGCGTCCGCCGATTCGCGCGGGCCGTCACCGCCGAGGTCGGTGCGCTCGACGGCTCGTTCCTGGGACGAGGCCGACCGCTCGGGGTCGCGCGCGTCCTGAACGCCATCGGCGCCGGGCGGACCGAGATCGGCGAGATCCGCGCCTATCTGGGCCTCGATTCCGGACTGATGAGCCGCCTTCTGCGGAGCCTGGAGGTCGAGGGCCTGGTGGTGACGGCGCCGCATCCCACCGATGCCCGCCGCCGGATCGCGTCGCTGACGGCAGCGGGGCAGCGGGAATTCGAGGCCTACGAGGCTCTGTCGAACGCCCGCGCGGCCCTCCTGCTCGAGCGCACGCCGCACACGGACGAACTCCTGCGCGCCATGGATCGGGTCGCCCTCGCGCTCGGCCAGCACGCCATCGCCGTTGCGGAGGCTGATCCGCGCGGCGCGGCGGCCGGCGCCTGCCTCGGCGCCTACTATGCCGAACTGGGCCGTCGCTTCGCTTCGGGGTTCGACGTCGCGCTGTCCTGCGACCCGGAGGCGGCGGACATGGTCCGGCCGCGCGGCATCTTCCTGCTCGCCGTCGCGGACGGCCCCCCGGTCGGATGCGTCGGGCTCAAGGGCAACGGCGGCCCGGTGGCGGAGGTCAAGCGGCTCTGGATCGATCCCGCCGCGCGAGGCCTCGGCCTCGCCAAGCGCCTGATGCACGACGTCGAGAATGCGGCCCGGGACCTCGGCATCCGGACATTGCGGCTCGATACCAGCAGCGCCCTCCCCGAGGCTCTGTCGCTCTACCGGCGCTCCGGCTGGGTCGAGATCGACCGGTTCAACGACGACCCCTACCCGGACCACTTCTTCGAGAAGGTTCTCTGA